From a region of the Arachis ipaensis cultivar K30076 chromosome B09, Araip1.1, whole genome shotgun sequence genome:
- the LOC107617803 gene encoding receptor protein kinase-like protein ZAR1, with translation MSPFLLLFFLLCCNSLAPLVNSLNAEGYVLLTLKQSLQDPQGSMVTWNSSHDNPCSWNGITCKDQTVVSISIPKRKLYGSLPSALGSLSQLRHLNFRNNKLFGTLPPQLFQARGLQSLVLYGNSFSGSVPSEIQNLRYLQTLDLSQNSFNGSLPATIVQCKRLRTLVLSRNNFTGTLPAGFGTSFSSLEKLDLSFNQFNGSIPADMGNLTSLEGTVDLSHNHFSGSIPASLGNLPEKVYIDLTYNNLNGPIPQNGALMNRGPTAFIGNPGLCGPPLKNSCAPDTPGASSPSSFPFMPHNDSSQDNGNGSGKSEKNKGLTKGAVIGIVVGDVIGICLLGLLFSYCYSRVCGFDQDQDVIGVSKGRKGSSKECFCFRKDESEALSDHVEQYDLVPLDSQVAFDLDELLKASAFVLGKSGIGIMYKVVLEDGLALAVRRLGEGGSQRFKEFQTEVEAIGKLRHPNIVTLRAYYWSVDEKLLIYDYIPNGSLAAAIHGKPGLVTFRPLSWSYRLKIMKGTAKGLVYLHEFSPKKYVHGDLKPSNILLGHNMEPHISDFGLGRLANIAGGSPTMQSSRVAAEKPQERQRSLSIELTPNILGNGYQAPETLKVVKPSQKWDVYSYGVILLEIISGRLPIVQVGNSEMDLVQWIQFCIEEKKPLSDVLDPYLAEEADKEEEIIAVLKIAMACVQSSPEKRPTMRHVLDALDRLSVSSD, from the exons ATGTCCCCTTTCCTTctgcttttctttcttctttgctgcAACTCTCTTGCACCTCTTGTTAATTCCCTCAATGCCGAAGGCTATGTGCTCTTGACGCTTAAGCAGTCCCTTCAAGACCCACAAGGCTCCATGGTCACTTGGAATTCTTCCCATGACAACCCTTGTTCATGGAATGGGATTACCTGCAAGGACCAAACTGTTGTCTCCATTAGCATCCCAAAAAGGAAACTTTATGGCTCTCTCCCTTCAGCTCTGGGATCTCTCTCCCAGCTCCGCCATCTCAACTTCAGGAACAACAAGCTCTTTGGAACCTTGCCTCCTCAGCTTTTTCAAGCTCGGGGGCTGCAAAGTTTGGTGCTTTATGGCAATTCCTTCTCTGGGTCTGTTCCCAGTGAGATTCAGAATCTCAGGTACCTTCAAACTCTTGACTTGTCACAAAATTCCTTCAATGGGTCATTGCCTGCTACAATTGTCCAATGCAAGAGGCTCAGAACCCTTGTTCTCAGTAGAAACAATTTCACTGGCACTTTGCCTGCTGGATTTGGTACTAGTTTCTCTTCTCTTGAGAAACTTGACCTCTCTTTCAATCAATTCAATGGTTCAATTCCTGCAGACATGGGTAATCTAACTAGCCTTGAAGGAACTGTTGATTTGTCTCATAATCATTTTAGTGGTTCAATACCAGCTAGCCTTGGTAACTTGCCTGAGAAGGTTTACATTGATCTTACTTACAACAATTTGAATGGTCCAATACCACAAAATGGTGCTTTAATGAATAGAGGACCAACTGCTTTTATTGGCAATCCTGGTCTGTGTGGCCCTCCTTTGAAGAATTCATGTGCCCCTGACACTCCAGGTGCTAGTTCACCTTCCTCATTCCCGTTCATGCCTCATAATGACTCATCTCAGGATAATGGTAATGGTTCTGGGAAGAGTGAGAAAAACAAAGGGTTAACTAAGGGTGCTGTGATTGGCATTGTTGTGGGTGATGTGATTGGAATTTGCCTTTTAGGTCTTCTGTTCTCTTATTGCTATTCAAGGGTTTGTGGTTTTGATCAGGATCAGGATGTTATTGGTGTTAGCAAGGGGAGGAAAGGAAGTAGTAAAGAGTGTTTCTGCTTCCGAAAGGACGAATCCGAGGCCTTGTCTGATCATGTTGAGCAGTATGATCTTGTTCCATTAGATAGCCAAGTGGCCTTTGATTTGGATGAACTTCTTAAGGCATCAGCTTTTGTTCTTGGGAAGAGTGGAATTGGAATTATGTACAAAGTGGTGCTTGAAGACGGGCTTGCATTGGCGGTGAGAAGATTGGGGGAGGGAGGTTCTCAAAGGTTCAAAGAGTTCCAAACCGAAGTAGAGGCAATAGGAAAGTTGAGACATCCAAACATTGTGACTCTCAGAGCTTATTACTGGTCTGTTGATGAGAAGCTTCTCATATATGATTATATACCAAATGGAAGCCTCGCTGCTGCAATTCATG GGAAGCCTGGACTAGTTACATTCAGACCGCTATCTTGGTCTTATCGATTGAAAATCATGAAAGGAACTGCAAAAGGATTGGTCTACCTGCATGAGTTTAGCCCCAAAAAGTATGTTCATGGAGACCTGAAGCCAAGTAACATCCTTCTTGGACATAACATGGAACCACACATATCTGATTTTGGACTCGGGCGCCTTGCAAATATTGCCGGAGGTTCCCCAACCATGCAATCCAGCCGAGTGGCTGCTGAGAAGCCGCAAGAGAGACAAAGGAGCTTGTCCATAGAACTTACACCTAATATCTTGGGGAATGGTTATCAGGCTCCAGAAACACTAAAAGTGGTGAAGCCATCACAGAAGTGGGATGTTTATTCATACGGTGTGATCTTGTTGGAGATTATCAGCGGAAGGTTACCGATTGTGCAAGTTGGTAACTCGGAAATGGACCTTGTTCAATGGATTCAGTTCTGCATTGAGGAGAAGAAACCACTCTCAGATGTGTTGGACCCATATTTAGCTGAGGAGGCAGATAAGGAAGAGGAGATAATTGCAGTGTTGAAGATTGCAATGGCTTGTGTCCAAAGCAGCCCTGAAAAGAGACCTACAATGAGGCATGTGCTTGATGCTTTGGATAGATTATCTGTATCCTCTGATTGA
- the LOC107617802 gene encoding auxin-responsive protein IAA32 — MEKLSLSSMCSWTCHLDSYLVSSLRYFTINRLSSTLVSNTYIYCLAILSEADIITMDSNTSSFLLNSSTFHSVFYQDKQSDDIIDLGLSLKTVQHEASHSSANLYDDDIMDWPHSNLNLKNSSKNFDEEIEGVQSNERWAYVKVNMDRVTIGRKICILDHGGYSSLAIQLEDMFGSQSLSGLRLFQPDSEYSLFYKDREDNWRSVGDVPWKEFVECVKRLRIAKRNAGLASCSSGYI; from the exons ATGGAGAAACTTTCCTTGTCTTCCATGTGCTCTTGGACATGTCATTTAGATAGTTACTTAGTTTCATCACTCAGATATTTTACTATAAATAGGTTAAGTTCTACCTTGGTCAGCAACACCTACATTTActgtttagctattttaagtGAAGCAGATATCATCACTATGGATTCAAACACATCAAGCTTTCTTTTGAACTCCTCAACTTTTCACTCAGTTTTCTACCAAGACAAACAGAGTGATGACATCATTGATCTTGGTCTTAGCCTCAAAACTGTTCAACATGAGGCTTCTCATTCTTCTGCCAACT TGTATGATGATGATATTATGGATTGGCCTCACTCTAATCTCAACCTGAAGAACTCAAGCAAGAACTTTGATGAAGAGATAGAGGGGGTCCAGAGCAATGAGAGATGGGCCTATGTGAAGGTGAATATGGATAGGGTTACAATTGGTAGGAAAATTTGCATACTTGATCATGGAGGATACTCAAGTCTAGCTATCCAATTAGAAGACATGTTTG GAAGCCAAAGCCTCTCAGGTCTAAGATTGTTCCAACCTGATTCAGAGTACTCATTATTCTACAAAGACAGAGAAGATAATTGGAGGAGTGTAGGTGATGTGCCATGGAA AGAGTTTGTAGAATGTGTGAAGAGATTAAGGATTGCAAAAAGGAATGCAGGCCTTGCTTCCTGTTCATCTGGATACATCTAA
- the LOC107616159 gene encoding uncharacterized protein LOC107616159, with amino-acid sequence MSGQGFETWILELRGAGLSVNGSNSKDIQKSSQAISDRMEATSESASNSNGVVASEKELNNILDAISDKMESASKSASKLNGAVASEKELNNNSEAISESVTSSSLEVETGNGAVSEELTRLATVWDESKLVARLTETFMRLSERVSGFLSDNQSKIMSTKLLDQISKLLVDSPLYERFNEIRGKLSALLETGQNSGITNQITDLSQKLVKIIEESQLSVSPPLFDLQARFTSTIEDFQRQLDLMVKYDWDFDHYLEEDVPAAIEYIMNESKPKDGKLLAIGHSMGGILLYSMLSRFACEEKESRLAAVVTLASSLDYTSSKSTLKLLLPLADPAQALNVPVVPLGAMLAAAYPLSSRPPYVLSWLNTLISAEDMMDADLLKRLVLNNFCTIPAKLILQLTTAFRERGLCNRNGTFFYKDHIHKNNVPILAIAGDRDMICPPEAVKGSGAGLSMHN; translated from the exons ATGTCTGGTCAGGGTTTTGAAACCTGGATCCTTGAATTACGAGGAGCTGGTTTGAGTGTCAATGGTTCAAATTCCAAAGATATTCAAAAGTCTTCCCAAGCAATATCTGACAGGATGGAAGCTACTTCAGAAAGTGCATCTAACTCGAATGGAGTTGTGGCCTCAGAAAAAGAGTTGAATAACATTTTAGATGCAATATCTGACAAGATGGAATCTGCTTCGAAGAGTGCATCGAAGTTAAATGGTGCTGTGGCTTCAGAAAAAGAATTGAATAACAATTCAGAAGCAATATCTGAATCTGTCACTTCTTCCTCCCTGGAAGTAGAAACTGGCAATGGTGCAGTCAGTGAAGAACTTACTAGGTTAGCTACTGTTTGGGATGAATCAAAATTGGTTGCAAGGTTGACAGAGACTTTTATGCGTTTGTCTGAAAGAGTATCTGGGTTTCTTAGTGATAACCAATCTAAGATAATGTCTACCAAATTACTTGATCAAATATCAAAACTTTTGGTTGATTCTCCATTATATGAACGATTCAATGAGATAAGAGGAAAGCTTTCAGCTTTGTTGGAAACAGGGCAAAACTCTGGTATTACTAATCAAATAACTGATCTGAGTCAAAAGCTAGTAAAAATTATTGAGGAAAGCCAGCTCTCTGTTTCTCCGCCGTTATTTGATCTACAAGCACGCTTTACTTCTACCATAGAAGATTTTCAAAGGCAACTTGACTTGATGGTGAAGTATGATTGGGACTTCGATCATTACTTGGAAGAAGATGTTCCTGCTGCG ATAGAATACATAATGAATGAAAGCAAGCCAAAAGATGGTAAATTGCTTGCAATTGGACACTCCATGGGTGGTATCTTGCTGTACTCGATGCTGTCACGGTTTG CTTGTGAAGAAAAAGAATCCAGATTAGCTGCAGTGGTTACACTAGCATCATCTTTAGACTACACGTCATCCAAATCAACTCTAAAGTTGCTCTTACCCCTT GCAGACCCTGCACAGGCTCTGAATGTCCCTGTTGTTCCCTTGGGAGCAATGTTGGCTGCAGCTTATCCTCTTTCATCTCGTCCACCATATGTGTTGTCGTGGTTAAATACTTTGATTTCTGCTGAGGACATGATGGATGCAGATTTGTTAAAAAGGCTGGTCTTAAATAACTTCT GTACTATACCAGCAAAACTTATCTTGCAACTCACAACAGCATTTAGAGAGCGTGGGTTATGTAACAGGAATGGGACCTTTTTCTACAAGGATCATATACACAAAAACAATGTCCCTATCTTAGCTATTGCTGGAGACCGAGATATGATTTGTCCACCTGAAGCTGTGAAAG GCAGTGGAGCAGGTTTATCCATGCATAATTGA
- the LOC107617745 gene encoding RNA polymerase II degradation factor 1 codes for MEAQPPTPPHTAQPPPLSSVAPPPQQPQQPAPPPPSHLNYPDSVDSSPRSRNTDSWDEPFPPASSKLRLMCSYGGHIVPRPHDKSLCYVGGDTRIVVVERTTSLADLSTRLSKTFLNGRPFSLKYQLPNEDLDSLISVTTDEDLDNMIDEYDRTNNNPSVKPSRIRLFLFPTKPESVQSIPPILESSAKSDDWFLNALNGSGLLNRGFSDSASVNCLLGLDDDASGNNVDHSSRDPVEASSQPGSFGNGKNPKQEVHSVPDSPMLETTSSFGSTSSSPSLANLPPIRVHVEDGSGGGGVRMVQDHKVLGIEEQFAQMGVSVAGGLGQKQDEGLVVLSSPPPPPVPVTLSAAGVGVPVSSALVAGEYQNRVFSDDERSDHGVPVGYRKPPTPQPQLQQQPQQQPQLQPQPQPQQTQSQSQPQHQQVLQPQFQPKSTGVVDLPSPDSVSSDSSLSNAISRQKAVIYQDQVQIQPGTTRVPSNPVDPKLNVSDPHGRIQMQQLVQDPGYLLQQQFEQQPPQQQPQQQQQQQFIHGTHFIHHAPPGAVPISAYYPVYPSQQQSHHQVYYVPARQPPAYNMPVQQPNMAESASSIPSSRPQTPPNPTTLVPPSAAYNPMRNAPMPKTEMTAAAYRAVSAGTPQLVQVPTSQHQQQYVAYSQIHHPSQSIAQNSAPPHNYAFDYADPAHAQIYYSQPLAPSMPSQYQTMTAAAMVMPDGSTQQPSDNMKQQIRTSQPL; via the exons ATGGAGGCGCAACCTCCAACGCCACCACACACCGCACAGCCTCCGCCGTTGTCTTCGGTGGCGCCGCCGCCACAACAACCTCAGCAACCAGCGCCGCCACCGCCGTCACACCTGAACTACCCTGACTCGGTGGACTCGTCCCCACGCTCTCGCAACACGGACTCATGGGACGAGCCCTTCCCGCCGGCGTCATCGAAGCTCCGGCTTATGTGCAGCTATGGCGGCCACATCGTTCCCCGGCCTCACGACAAGTCGCTCTGCTATGTAGGCGGCGACACTCGAATCGTGGTGGTTGAGCGAACAACTTCACTCGCGGACCTCTCCACGCGCCTCTCAAAGACGTTCCTGAATGGAAGACCGTTCAGCCTCAAGTACCAGCTCCCCAACGAAGACCTGGATTCTTTGATTTCTGTTACCACCGACGAGGACCTCGACAACATGATCGACGAGTATGACCGAACCAACAACAACCCTTCCGTGAAACCCTCGCGAATTCGGCTCTTTCTCTTCCCAACAAAGCCTGAATCGGTTCAAAGTATTCCGCCCATTCTAGAAAGTTCCGCCAAGTCTGATGATTGGTTCCTCAACGCCCTAAACGGCTCTGGATTGCTCAACCGGGGTTTCTCTGACTCTGCCTCTGTGAATTGCCTTTTGGGTCTCGACGACGATGCTTCGGGGAATAATGTTGACCATAGCTCAAGGGACCCTGTCGAGGCTTCTTCTCAGCCTGGATCTTTTGGAAACGGCAAGAATCCGAAACAGGAGGTTCATTCTGTTCCCGATTCGCCCATGCTGGAGACTACTTCTTCGTTTGGCTCTACTTCTTCATCGCCGTCGCTGGCCAATTTGCCGCCGATTAGGGTTCATGTGGAAGATGGCAGCGGTGGCGGCGGGGTTAGGATGGTGCAGGATCACAAGGTTTTGGGAATTGAGGAGCAGTTTGCGCAGATGGGTGTGAGTGTTGCCGGTGGATTGGGGCAGAAGCAAGACGAGGGGCTGGTGGTGCTTTCTTCGCCTCCGCCTCCGCCTGTGCCGGTCACTCTATCTGCCGCTGGGGTGGGTGTGCCTGTTAGCTCAGCGCTGGTGGCTGGGGAGTACCAGAACAGGGTTTTCTCCGATGATGAGAGATCGGATCATGGCGTGCCTGTGGGTTACAGAAAACCACCGACACCTCAGCCACAGTTGCAGCAACAACCACAGCAACAACCACAGCTTCAGCCTCAGCCTCAGCCGCAGCAAACACAGTCACAGTCACAACCTCAACATCAACAGGTTTTACAGCCTCAATTTCAACCGAAGTCAACTGGCGTCGTTGATTTGCCTTCTCCAGATTCAGTTTCAAG TGATAGTAGTCTTTCAAATGCAATCTCTCGGCAAAAAGCTGTGATCTATCAAGACCAAGTTCAGATTCAGCCTGGGACTACAAGGGTTCCTAGTAACCCGGTTGATCCAAAACTAAACGTGTCCGATCCTCATGGTCGGATCCAGATGCAGCAGCTTGTACAGGACCCAGGATACTTGTTGCAACAGCAATTTGAACAACAGCCGCCGCAGCAGCAGCCTCAACAGCAACAACAGCAGCAGTTCATTCATGGTACTCATTTCATTCACCATGCTCCTCCTGGGGCCGTGCCGATATCCGCCTACTATCCAGTATATCCTTCCCAGCAACAGTCCCACCACCAGGTTTACTACGTTCCTGCGAGACAGCCCCCGGCTTACAACATGCCTGTTCAGCAGCCTAACATGGCTGAATCCGCCTCAAGCATTCCTTCCAGCCGTCCCCAGACTCCGCCAAATCCCACCACATTGGTTCCACCTTCTGCAGCTTACAACCCCATGAGAAATGCTCCCATGCCCAAGACTGAAATGACGGCAGCTGCATACAGAGCTGTGAGTGCCGGTACCCCTCAATTGGTTCAAGTTCCTACCAGTCAGCATCAGCAACAGTATGTTGCTTACTCCCAGATTCACCACCCTTCTCAGTCTATTGCTCAAAATTCTGCTCCCCCTCATAATTATGCTTTTGATTATGCGGATCCGGCACATGCTCAGATATACTACTCTCAACCTCTGGCACCCTCAATGCCTTCTCAGTACCAGACCATGACAGCCGCTGCCATGGTAATGCCGGACGGTTCCACTCAGCAACCCTCGGACAACATGAAGCAACAGATAAGAACTTCACAGCCATTATAA
- the LOC107616158 gene encoding uncharacterized protein LOC107616158, with translation MAEARRDEDRTEEDNKKGGRNVILLEEADISEGINACSNSVYGRLFASKTFSVGTMGNALKAIWGNPEGFSVSDKGDNYFQFFFNKEVDVLRVERGSPWLFKDYVLHVKRWKEDQNESFKTLEVGRKLGERLSTVLEVGKFHMRDRETRIVKAKINIETTKKVRDQLIIAGPNKKEVEVALRYERLGKFCTYCAKLGHEMKNCHDLLKDTESDRVKEDDIDEWVKASQVGIRINSERERTFNNSAQNQNKATQRKKNPVLNCLLEEFAGMSMQEEEQNLKP, from the exons ATGGCTGAGGCAAGGAGGGATGAAGATCGGACCGAGGAAGACAATAAAAAAGGAGGTAGGAATGTGATTCTGCTGGAAGAGGCAGACATATCAGAAGGTATTAACGCTTGCTCCAATAGTGTCTATGGCAGACTCTTTGCTTCCAAAACCTTCTCAGTTGGAACAATGGGGAATGCTTTAAAGGCTATATGGGGAAATCCAGAGGGGTTTAGCGTGAGTGACAAAGGGGACAATTACTTccaattcttttttaataaaGAGGTGGATGTCTTGCGCGTTGAACGTGGTTCTCCATGGCTATTCAAGGATTACGTGCTCCATGTCAAGAGATGGAAGGAAGATCAGAACG AATCATTTAAAACCCTCGAAGTTGGACGTAAATTGGGAGAGAGGCTGAGCACAGTGTTGGAAGTAGGTAAATTTCATATGAGAGACAGAGAAACTAGGATTGTAAAGGCCAAGATCAATATTGAAACTACCAAGAAAGTGAGGGATCAGTTAATTATTGCAGGACCTAATAAAAAGGAGGTAGAGGTAGCATTGCGCTATGAGAGACTTGGAAAGTTCTGTACCTACTGTGCAAAATTGGGGCACGAGATGAAAAACTGCCATGATCTGCTGAAGGATACAGAGAGTGATAGGGTAAAAGAGGATGACATTGACGAATGGGTTAAAGCCAGTCAAGTGGGAATACGAATTAACTCTGAAAGAGAAAGAACATTCAACAACTCAGCCCAGAATCAGAATAAGGCTACTCAACGTAAGAAAAATCCGGTCTTAAACTGCTTATTGGAGGAATTTGCAGGGATGTCAATGCAAGAGGAGGAACAAAATTTGAAACCGTAA